The Sphingopyxis sp. TUF1 genome segment GGTGGATGTTTGGAGGGTTGCTGATCGCTGCGACGATCCTGACCCCGATCGCCCCCGCCGCCGCGCAGGCGACGGGCGAGCGGGTGCAGATCGCGCAGCGTGGCGACCGAGGCGACCGTGGCCCGCGCGGTCCGGAGGCGCGCGGCGGCGACCGTAGCAACGAAGCCCGCCCGCAGCGCCAGCAGCGAAGCGAAATGCGCGCCGAGCGCCGCAACGATCAGCCGCGCCGTGCGGACCGCCCGCAGCGCGGCAATGATCAGCAGCGCCAGCAGTGGCAACAGCAGCGCGCTGCGCAACAGCAACGCCAGACCCAACAGCAGGTCCAGCGCCAGCGCGGCGGCACCTATGATCGCAACCGCGACGGTCGCACCGACCGCCAGTGGGACCGCAACCGCGATGGCCAGGTCGATCGCCAGTGGGATCGCAACAATAACAACCGTGTCGACCGGCGCTATGACCGCAATCGCAATGGTGACCTCGATCGCCGCTGGGATCGTAACAACAACGACCGCGTCGATCGCCGTTACGACCAAAACCGCAACGGCTATGTCGATCGCCGCTATCGCGATGGGCGCCACGACCGTTACGACCGCAACCAGAGCCGCTGGAACCGCGACTGGCGCAGTGATCGCCGCTACGACTGGCGAAACTACCGCGAGCGGAACCGCAGCTATTACCGGATGCCGCGCTACTACAACCCCTATCGCGGCTACAATTACACGCGGTTCAGCATCGGATTTACGCTCGGTTCGCTGTTTTACAGCCAGCGTTACTGGATCAATAACCCGAGCTATTACCGTCTTCCGCCCGCTTATGGGGGGTACCGCTGGGTCCGCTATTATGACGATGCGCTGCTCGTCGATACCTATAGCGGCGAGGTGGTCGACGTCATCTACGATTTTTTCTGGTAATATTCCTTTCGGTTACCGGAATGACAAACTGGGGCCGGTCCGCCGGCCCCTTTTTTTGCCGTTCAGCGGCTCTTCCAATAATCGAACACCGCCTGCTGCTGTTCGCGGATGAATCGCGCCGCGGCCGCGC includes the following:
- a CDS encoding RcnB family protein; its protein translation is MFGGLLIAATILTPIAPAAAQATGERVQIAQRGDRGDRGPRGPEARGGDRSNEARPQRQQRSEMRAERRNDQPRRADRPQRGNDQQRQQWQQQRAAQQQRQTQQQVQRQRGGTYDRNRDGRTDRQWDRNRDGQVDRQWDRNNNNRVDRRYDRNRNGDLDRRWDRNNNDRVDRRYDQNRNGYVDRRYRDGRHDRYDRNQSRWNRDWRSDRRYDWRNYRERNRSYYRMPRYYNPYRGYNYTRFSIGFTLGSLFYSQRYWINNPSYYRLPPAYGGYRWVRYYDDALLVDTYSGEVVDVIYDFFW